The Deinococcus hopiensis KR-140 sequence CCGCGCGAGAAGGGCCGGAGGCGGAGGTCACGTTGCGCCCACATGCGCTGAGGGTACGGCACGGCGGGGAACTCGGTTTCGGATAGCCGCGTACCTCGTCTCATGCGCTCCCCCTCATTCGGCCCCGCTAGCCTGGGCCAGACGCCATGCGACGCCTCCTCCTGCCCGCCCTGCTCTCTGCGCTGATGACTGCCCCTCCTGCTGGAGCCCTCTCCACCATTACCCTGCCCGTCACCGTACCCCTCGCCGGGGTGCAGGCAGCGGCCAACGCCCGCGTGCCCTCCGAGTTCGCCCGGCTGGAAGAGACGCGCACCTTCCTGGGCGGCCTGCTGAGTGCGCGCCTTACCGGCACAGTCACGCGCGCCGCGCACGTCAGCGTGCAGCCCACCCCAGAAGGTGACGGCCTGACCCTCAGCGTGCCCATCACGGCCAAGTTCCGCGCCGAACCCGCTGGGCTCGGTCAGGCCCTGGCCCGCGACTTCGGCGGCAGCGCCGTGATCCGCCTGCGGGTGAGGCCCACCGTCACGCCTGACTGGGAGGCAGACGTGGGGGTGAGCGGCACGTACACTTGGACCGATCCGCTGAGTGTGGACCTGGGGCAGGGCGTGAAAGTCAGCGTGCAGTCGCTCGTGGACGGACAGGTCCGGGCACAACTCGACCGGGTGGCAGCGGACGTGGCGCGGGCGGTACGGGAAGGTGCAGATCTGCGGCGACGGGCCGGAACCCTGTGGGCGCGGGTGCAGCAGCCCTGGACGCTGCCCTTGGCCGAGCCCACCTACGCCCGCGTCCTGCCCCGCAGCCTGACGGTCACGCCCTTCCGCTTTACCCCGGAAGCGCTGAAGTTGACGGTGGGAGCCGCCCTCGACCTCTCGGCAGGGCTGGGGCAGGTGCAGGCGTCCCCGCCCACGCCCCTGCCCCCGCTGAAGATCGCCCCCCTGCCAGCCTCGGGCGTGGACCTTCAGGTTCCCGTGCGCCTGCCCTACGCCGAACTGTCGGACCTGGCTTCCCGCCGTGCGACCCAGCAAACGCTCACGCTGGCGGTGCCCCTCTCCCCCACCCTGAGGGTGAGCCGGGTGGTCGTCTCGCCCCGGGGAAGCCAACTCAACGTCGCCGTCGGCGTGGTGATCTCGGGTCCCCTGGGCCTGAGCGTACGGGCCACGGCCGACGTGACCGGAACGCCCACCGTGGACGCAAGTGGGCACCTCGTCACGCTGGGCGGCGTTACCGTTACCACCCGGCGCGAGGGTCTAACCGGGCGGGTGATCGGCTGGCTGGCCGACGAGCGGGCGCAGGCGTACCTGACCCGCGCAGCGCGTTTCGACCTGGCCCCCAGGCTGGCGAAAGTGCGGGCGCAGGTTCAGGCCAGGCTGCCCTTTACGCCCGCGCCCGGGGTGCAACTCCTCGGCCACGCCGGCCCGTTGCGTCTCAGCAGCATTCGGGTCACGCCGCAGGCCCTCGTCGTCACCGGGGCCAGCACCGGGGACCTCACGGCGTCGGTGGATGTGGGGGCGCTGCGGTAGCGGGCCGGGGACAGCATCGACAACACCAGCGTCAGGGCCTGTCGATGAGGTTCGGAAGTGCGCTCAGTCCTCCGCCTCGCGCCGGGTAGACCGTGTCCTGGGGGTGACGGGCGCGCATCACCTCGTCCGGCAAGAGGCCGAGCAGGTGCGCCCGCAGCAGTCTGCCCGTCATCCCGTACGGCACGGCCGGTACGTCCCCGGGCCCGTCGTCCGCGATCCATTCCAATGCATGGCGAACCCAGGGGCGAGGCCGGTTCGCAGCTCTCGCCCCTGGGAAAGGGAGCGCGGTACTTGTCCTGCGCCCGGGCAGCGCCAAACGCAGGAAAGTGGGCCTGCCGCTCGGATTCAAGCAGCCCGGCCACCTCGGCCAACCCCGGCAGGAGCGCGCTCCACAGGCCCAGATAGCGGCACCCTCGCGGGGGTGCCGGCCTGCCGGCGACCCAATGCGGTCAACGTGGCGGGCCACCCGGTCTGGCCGTGGCGCAGCCACCACCCACCACAGGCGAGGTCTGTCCTCAACGTCGCCCGAGGGGCGGCGTGGAGCCCGTTGCGGGCGCGGCGCGGCCCGTGCCGTCCCGGCCTCCCGCGCCGTAGTTCGCCTGCGGCTGGGCTGGGGCAGCGGCGGGGGCCGTATACGAGGCTCCACCCG is a genomic window containing:
- a CDS encoding DUF4403 family protein, with product MRRLLLPALLSALMTAPPAGALSTITLPVTVPLAGVQAAANARVPSEFARLEETRTFLGGLLSARLTGTVTRAAHVSVQPTPEGDGLTLSVPITAKFRAEPAGLGQALARDFGGSAVIRLRVRPTVTPDWEADVGVSGTYTWTDPLSVDLGQGVKVSVQSLVDGQVRAQLDRVAADVARAVREGADLRRRAGTLWARVQQPWTLPLAEPTYARVLPRSLTVTPFRFTPEALKLTVGAALDLSAGLGQVQASPPTPLPPLKIAPLPASGVDLQVPVRLPYAELSDLASRRATQQTLTLAVPLSPTLRVSRVVVSPRGSQLNVAVGVVISGPLGLSVRATADVTGTPTVDASGHLVTLGGVTVTTRREGLTGRVIGWLADERAQAYLTRAARFDLAPRLAKVRAQVQARLPFTPAPGVQLLGHAGPLRLSSIRVTPQALVVTGASTGDLTASVDVGALR